A DNA window from Daucus carota subsp. sativus chromosome 3, DH1 v3.0, whole genome shotgun sequence contains the following coding sequences:
- the LOC108214314 gene encoding uncharacterized protein LOC108214314: protein MSSASKAWLVAASVGAVEALKDQGFCRWNYTMRSLHHHVKNNLKSSSSSFAHQTKKHLSSNITDQSNKAVQSEESLRKVMYLSCWGPN, encoded by the coding sequence ATGAGTTCCGCAAGCAAAGCATGGTTAGTTGCTGCAAGTGTAGGTGCTGTCGAGGCACTCAAAGATCAAGGCTTCTGCAGATGGAATTACACAATGAGATCACTTCACCATCACGTCAAGAACAATCTCAAGTCCTCTTCTTCCTCGTTTGCTCATCAGACCAAGAAGCATTTAAGTAGTAATATTACAGATCAGAGTAACAAGGCTGTACAGTCCGAAGAATCGCTTAGAAAAGTCATGTACTTGAGTTGTTGGGGTCCCAATTGA
- the LOC108214313 gene encoding anthocyanidin 3-O-glucosyltransferase 2 encodes MEERLGKELVFIASPLIGHLMPFVQLAKLMLNLEPKLSITFILIKLPAQSEVNTFIDTLCSAMMHKRLCFVTLPPLEHKWSSTNRGVIFDELIQYHKPRILHTISQLIVQHGVDAVVVDLLSSTLIELVADEFGIPGYVFFTSGAGFLGVMLRFQTLEDELKEDTGKLKYATTDLRMPGFVQPVPPAVLPSLLADYATWTARFLRYARGCRKAKGILVNTFQELESYPLSSFSVLDSSSWYGKSSIPEIQAVGPVIYQSTPQASDGLMKWLDDQAPSSVVFLCFGSMGSFGVDQVREIAYGIEQSKCPFVWVLRQPPTANQPDFPSEAGNFEDLLPEGFMTRTSGIGKIMGWVPQLAVLSHGAIGGFVSHCGWNSVLESLWCGVPLLAWPLYAEQKLNAFQMVKELGLAVEIPATVPDHDYKDKASVDLLIKAESVEKGIRRLILGEDGKVIRRKVAQMKEKSRENMQEGGSSYESLGNFIRNVM; translated from the coding sequence ATGGAGGAAAGATTGGGCAAAGAATTGGTGTTCATTGCTAGCCCATTGATAGGTCATTTGATGCCTTTTGTGCAGCTAGCTAAGCTCATGCTAAATCTTGAGCCAAAACTCTCAATCACATTCATTCTCATCAAACTACCTGCTCAGTCCGAGGTCAATACTTTTATAGATACTCTATGTTCCGCTATGATGCACAAACGTCTCTGCTTTGTAACCTTGCCACCACTTGAGCATAAATGGAGTTCCACAAACAGAGGTGTTATTTTTGATGAACTCATACAATATCACAAGCCTCGAATATTACATACTATATCTCAACTTATCGTCCAGCATGGAGTTGATGCTGTTGTTGTTGATTTGTTGTCGTCTACTTTGATTGAGCTAGTGGCTGATGAGTTTGGAATCCCGGGCTACGTGTTCTTCACGTCTGGCGCAGGTTTTCTTGGTGTCATGTTACGTTTTCAAACACTGGaagatgagcttaaagaagacACTGGTAAGTTGAAGTACGCTACTACTGATCTACGCATGCCTGGCTTTGTTCAACCAGTTCCTCCAGCTGTGTTGCCTTCGCTATTGGCGGATTATGCGACTTGGACTGCAAGGTTCCTGAGGTATGCTCGCGGTTGTAGAAAGGCTAAGGGGATTTTGGTCAATACTTTTCAGGAACTTGAGTCATATCCACTGtcttcattttcagttcttGATTCCTCGTCTTGGTATGGCAAGTCTAGTATTCCTGAAATCCAAGCGGTGGGACCAGTTATCTACCAGTCTACGCCGCAAGCGTCAGACGGGTTGATGAAATGGCTTGATGATCAGGCTCCGTCATCTGTTGTTTTCTTGTGCTTTGGGAGCATGGGAAGCTTTGGGGTAGATCAAGTGAGAGAGATAGCATATGGGATTGAGCAGAGCAAGTGCCCATTTGTTTGGGTATTGCGACAACCACCAACAGCTAACCAGCCAGACTTTCCGAGTGAAGCAGGAAACTTTGAGGACCTGTTGCCAGAAGGGTTCATGACTAGGACATCTGGAATTGGTAAAATTATGGGATGGGTTCCGCAACTGGCAGTCCTGTCACATGGAGCGATTGGAGGGTTCGTGTCACACTGCGGATGGAATTCTGTATTGGAAAGCTTGTGGTGTGGTGTTCCTCTACTTGCTTGGCCATTATATGCTGAACAAAAGCTGAATGCATTTCAGATGGTGAAGGAACTCGGCTTGGCTGTCGAGATCCCCGCCACAGTTCCAGATCATGACTACAAAGATAAAGCTTCTGTTGATCTACTCATTAAAGCAGAATCAGTAGAAAAAGGAATAAGGAGATTGATTCTAGGAGAAGATGGTAAGGTTATCAGAAGGAAGGTGGCCCAAATGAAAGAGAAAAGCAGGGAGAACATGCAAGAAGGTGGATCATCTTACGAGTCGCTTGGGAATTTCATACGGAATGTAATGTGA